One part of the Humulus lupulus chromosome 9, drHumLupu1.1, whole genome shotgun sequence genome encodes these proteins:
- the LOC133801939 gene encoding purine permease 21-like: protein MGEAQEVQLSIRAQEANEGDSHGFANESNQPTSPQSRKLTLWVRIGIYSLFVLSGQAVATLLGRLYYERGGQSKWLATLVQLAGFPILLPYYFIPIKRFKTKTNHTTTSTTTNSIQSKKPSTLLVTSIYLVLGLIIAVDCYLYSVGLMYLPVSTFSIICASQLAFNAFFSFFFNSLKFTPYIINSLVLLTISSVLLVFEPGSEESSKVSKGKYALGFVCTVGASAGYGLVLSLTQFFMNKVLKKESFSVVMDVIVFQNFVATVATLVGLFASSEWSTLREEMNEFELGKVSYVMTLSWTAIAWQVFSIGIVGLILEVSALFSNVIGVLGLPIVPVMAVFFFHEKMDGIKAMAMVLAIWGFVSYAYQNYLDNHSSKNDNPIRNGQSNGSPQRVKELNG, encoded by the exons ATGGGAGAAGCTCAAGAAGTTCAACTCAGCATCAGGG CTCAGGAAGCTAATGAAGGAGATTCTCATGGCTTTGCAAATGAATCCAACCAGCCAACTAGTCCTCAAAGTAGAAAACTTACACTTTGGGTTCGAATTGGGATATATTCATTATTTGTTCTCTCTGGCCAAGCAGTAGCAACCTTATTAGGGAGATTGTATTATGAAAGAGGTGGACAGAGTAAATGGCTGGCAACACTTGTTCAGCTAGCAGGCTTTCCAATTCTTCTTCCTTACTATTTCATCCCAATAAAAAGGTTCAAAACCAAAACAAATCACACCACTACTAGTACTACCACTAATTCTATCCAATCAAAAAAACCATCTACCTTACTTGTCACCTCAATTTACTTGGTTCTTGGCCTAATTATAGCAGTAGATTGTTATCTTTACTCTGTTGGTCTTATGTACCTTCCAGTATCAACCTTCTCAATCATATGTGCATCCCAATTGGCCTTCAAtgctttcttctccttctttttcAATTCACTGAAGTTCACTCCTTACATAATCAACTCCCTAGTGCTTCTCACCATCTCTTCTGTCCTGCTCGTTTTCGAACCCGGTTCTGAAGAATCCTCTAAAGTCTCAAAAGGGAAGTATGCACTTGGGTTTGTTTGCACTGTGGGTGCCTCTGCAGGGTATGGTTTGGTTCTCTCCTTAACACAGTTTTTCATGAACAAAGTTCTTAAAAAGGAGAGCTTTTCAGTGGTCATGGATGTCATAGTGTTTCAAAATTTTGTTGCAACTGTTGCAACTCTTGTGGGACTTTTTGCAAGCAGTGAGTGGTCAACTTTGAGAGAAGAAATGAATGAGTTTGAACTTGGGAAAGTTTCATATGTAATGACATTATCATGGACAGCCATAGCTTGGCAAGTTTTCTCAATTGGGATAGTGGGTTTAATACTAGAGGTCTCTGCCCTCTTCTCCAATGTCATCGGTGTTTTGGGTTTGCCTATTGTCCCAGTTATGGCTGTGTTTTTCTTCCATGAAAAGATGGATGGGATCAAGGCTATGGCTATGGTTTTGGCTATTTGGGGCTTTGTTTCATATGCTTATCAGAACTATCTTGACAATCACAGTTCCAAGAATGATAATCCAATAAGGAATGGTCAAAGCAATGGTTCACCACAGAGGGTGAAAGAGCTCAATGGTTGA
- the LOC133799377 gene encoding uncharacterized protein LOC133799377, with protein sequence MAHMDGLGALSNPRTSAMLTLNGTNHKQWVESLMMNLTLMRVDLALRTDAPPKPTVDATEKDRKSYEDWEHSNRCCLMLMRYHMDESIRDSIPQTEIAKDFLAAIKEKYKKFSKNEKNECLTLFHRTNYADTGDIRAHIDKLMGCYQKLKGMGLDLGEDYMVWFVMETIPSQFDSIRSSYNAQKEQWTIEEMTASLAKEEEDMKKGRARSIAMVTNPSNSQKRKSTSNNSSDQRPSKKKGNHPKGNGQVSSSSTGHKNEYFKGKCNFCQCFGHKKADCRKLKAHLERKGKCLVLVCLESNIIDVPSNTWWLDTGATIHVTNSLQAVTNRRRPNSLEEYVYMGDDTEVRIEFFGTVRLQLNTRHFLELHDVAYLPSIRRNLISVSILDRLGHSLLFGIGKLTLYRDSMLVGNGSLCGNLYKLDLHDVVPVTSPSCSSSSSRNAIVGSKRAR encoded by the exons ATGGCTCACATGGATGGATTGGGAG ctTTAAGCAATCCAAGAACCTCTGCTATGTTGACGCTGAATGGAACCAACCACAAACAGTGGGTAGAATCTCTCATGATGAATTTGACTCTTATGAGagtggacttggccttgagaacGGATGCACCTCCTAAACCTACTGTTGATGCCACTGAAAAGGACAGAAAGTCCTATGAGGATTGGGAGcattccaatcgttgttgtttgatGCTTATGAGGTATCACATGGATGAGtccattcgtgatagtattcctCAAACTGAAATTGCAAAGGATTTTCTCGCTGCGATCAAGGAGAAGTACAAGAAGTTCtcaaagaatgagaaaaatgaatgcttAACTTTGTTCCATCGGACTAATTATGCCGATACAGGTGACATTAGAGCTCATATTGACAAACTGATGGGTTGTTACCAAAAGCTTAAGGGTATGGGATTGGAtcttggtgaggattacatggtgtggttTGTGATGGAAACCATTCCCTCTCAGTTTGATTcgatcagatcaagctacaatgctcaAAAGGAGCAATGGACCATTGAGGAGATGACTGCTAGTCTTGCCAAGGAAGAAGAGGACATGAAAAAGGGAAGAGCAAGAAGTATCGCCATGGTAACAAACCCAAGCAATTCTCAAAAGAGAAAGTCCACTTCCAACAACTCTAGTGACCAAAGGCCTTCTAAGAAGAAAGGCAACCACCCTAAAGGAAATGGACAAGTGAGTTCATCTTCAACTGGTCACAAGAATGAGTATTTCAAAGGGAAGTGCAACTTTTGTCAATGTTTCGGGCATAAGAAAGCCGATTGTCGAAAGCTCAAAGCCCACTTAGAGAGGAAAGGTAAATGTCTTGTGCTGGTTTGTTTagaatccaatattattgatgtgccctcaaatacgtggtggttagatactggagctACAATTCATGTTACGaattccttgcaggcagtgaCAAATCGAAGAAGGCCGAATAGTTTGGAGGAGTATGTATACATGGGAGACGATACTGAAGTCAGAATAGAATTTTTTGGGACTGTTAGACTACAGTTGAATACAAGACATTTTTTGGAATTGCATGATGTTGCTTATTTGCCCTCtattaggaggaatttgatttctgtatctattttggatagacTAGGTCATAGTCTTCTTTTTGGAATTGGAAAACTGACTTTGTATCGTGACTCTATGTTGGTTGGaaatggaagtttatgtggaaaTTTATATAAGCTTGATTTACATGATGTTGTTCCTGTTACTTCTCcctcttgttcttcttcttcttctcgtaaTGCTATTGTTGGTTCTAAACGTGCGAGATGA
- the LOC133801940 gene encoding purine permease 21-like isoform X2, whose product MGEAQEVQLNIRAQEANEGDSHGVANESNQPTSPQSRKLTLWVRIGIYSLFVLSGQAVATLLGRLYYERGGQSKWLATLVQLAGFPILLPYYFIPIKRFKTKTNHTTTSTTTNSIQSKKPSTLLVTSIYLVLGLMVAAACYLYSVGLMYLPVSTYSIICASQLGFNAFFSFFLNSQKFTPYIINSLVLLTISSVLLVFEPNSEESSKVSKGKYALGFVCTVGASAGYGLILPLTQFFMNKVLKKESFSVVMDVIVFQSLVATVAILVGLFASSEWSTLREEMNEFELGKVSYVMTLSWTAIAWQVLSIGIVGLILEVSALFSNVIGVLGLPIVPVMAVFFFHEKMDGIKAMAMVLAIWGFVSYAYQNYLDNHSSKNDNPIRNSQSNGSPERVKELNG is encoded by the exons ATGGGAGAAGCTCAAGAAGTTCAACTCAACATCAGGG CTCAGGAAGCTAATGAAGGAGATTCTCATGGCGTTGCAAATGAATCCAACCAGCCAACTAGTCCTCAAAGTAGAAAACTTACACTTTGGGTTCGAATTGGGATATATTCATTATTTGTTCTCTCTGGCCAAGCAGTAGCAACCTTATTAGGGAGATTGTATTATGAAAGAGGTGGACAGAGTAAATGGCTGGCAACACTTGTTCAGCTAGCAGGCTTTCCAATTCTTCTTCCTTACTATTTCATCCCAATAAAAAGGTTCAAAACCAAAACAAATCACACCACTACTAGTACTACCACTAATTCTATCCAATCAAAAAAACCATCTACCTTACTTGTCACCTCAATTTACTTAGTTCTTGGCCTAATGGTAGCAGCAGCTTGTTATCTTTACTCTGTTGGTCTTATGTACCTTCCAGTATCAACCTACTCAATCATATGTGCATCCCAATTGGGCTTTAAtgctttcttctccttctttctcaacTCACAGAAATTCACTCCTTACATAATCAACTCCCTAGTACTTCTCACCATCTCTTCTGTTCTGCTCGTTTTCGAACCCAATTCTGAAGAATCTTCTAAAGTCTCAAAAGGGAAGTATGCACTTGGGTTTGTTTGCACTGTGGGTGCCTCTGCAGGGTATGGTTTGATTCTCCCCTTAACACAGTTTTTCATGAACAAAGTTCTTAAAAAGGAGAGCTTTTCAGTGGTCATGGATGTCATAGTGTTTCAATCACTCGTTGCAACTGTTGCAATTCTTGTGGGACTTTTTGCAAGCAGTGAGTGGTCAACTTTGAGAGAAGAAATGAATGAGTTTGAACTTGGGAAAGTTTCATATGTAATGACATTATCATGGACAGCCATAGCTTGGCAAGTTTTATCCATTGGGATAGTGGGTTTAATACTAGAGGTCTCTGCCCTCTTCTCCAATGTCATCGGTGTTTTGGGTTTGCCTATTGTCCCGGTTATGGCTGTGTTTTTCTTCCATGAAAAGATGGATGGGATCAAGGCTATGGCTATGGTTTTGGCTATTTGGGGCTTTGTTTCATATGCTTATCAGAACTATCTTGACAATCACAGTTCCAAGAATGATAATCCAATAAGGAATAGTCAAAGCAATGGTTCACCAGAGAGGGTGAAAGAGCTCAATGGTTGA
- the LOC133801940 gene encoding purine permease 21-like isoform X1: MRRLNGKRETLSPRSDIKHCFSKAQEANEGDSHGVANESNQPTSPQSRKLTLWVRIGIYSLFVLSGQAVATLLGRLYYERGGQSKWLATLVQLAGFPILLPYYFIPIKRFKTKTNHTTTSTTTNSIQSKKPSTLLVTSIYLVLGLMVAAACYLYSVGLMYLPVSTYSIICASQLGFNAFFSFFLNSQKFTPYIINSLVLLTISSVLLVFEPNSEESSKVSKGKYALGFVCTVGASAGYGLILPLTQFFMNKVLKKESFSVVMDVIVFQSLVATVAILVGLFASSEWSTLREEMNEFELGKVSYVMTLSWTAIAWQVLSIGIVGLILEVSALFSNVIGVLGLPIVPVMAVFFFHEKMDGIKAMAMVLAIWGFVSYAYQNYLDNHSSKNDNPIRNSQSNGSPERVKELNG, translated from the exons ATGAGAAGATTGAATGGGAAAAGAGAAACTTTGTCCCCACGTAGTGATATCAAACACTGTTTTTCTAAAG CTCAGGAAGCTAATGAAGGAGATTCTCATGGCGTTGCAAATGAATCCAACCAGCCAACTAGTCCTCAAAGTAGAAAACTTACACTTTGGGTTCGAATTGGGATATATTCATTATTTGTTCTCTCTGGCCAAGCAGTAGCAACCTTATTAGGGAGATTGTATTATGAAAGAGGTGGACAGAGTAAATGGCTGGCAACACTTGTTCAGCTAGCAGGCTTTCCAATTCTTCTTCCTTACTATTTCATCCCAATAAAAAGGTTCAAAACCAAAACAAATCACACCACTACTAGTACTACCACTAATTCTATCCAATCAAAAAAACCATCTACCTTACTTGTCACCTCAATTTACTTAGTTCTTGGCCTAATGGTAGCAGCAGCTTGTTATCTTTACTCTGTTGGTCTTATGTACCTTCCAGTATCAACCTACTCAATCATATGTGCATCCCAATTGGGCTTTAAtgctttcttctccttctttctcaacTCACAGAAATTCACTCCTTACATAATCAACTCCCTAGTACTTCTCACCATCTCTTCTGTTCTGCTCGTTTTCGAACCCAATTCTGAAGAATCTTCTAAAGTCTCAAAAGGGAAGTATGCACTTGGGTTTGTTTGCACTGTGGGTGCCTCTGCAGGGTATGGTTTGATTCTCCCCTTAACACAGTTTTTCATGAACAAAGTTCTTAAAAAGGAGAGCTTTTCAGTGGTCATGGATGTCATAGTGTTTCAATCACTCGTTGCAACTGTTGCAATTCTTGTGGGACTTTTTGCAAGCAGTGAGTGGTCAACTTTGAGAGAAGAAATGAATGAGTTTGAACTTGGGAAAGTTTCATATGTAATGACATTATCATGGACAGCCATAGCTTGGCAAGTTTTATCCATTGGGATAGTGGGTTTAATACTAGAGGTCTCTGCCCTCTTCTCCAATGTCATCGGTGTTTTGGGTTTGCCTATTGTCCCGGTTATGGCTGTGTTTTTCTTCCATGAAAAGATGGATGGGATCAAGGCTATGGCTATGGTTTTGGCTATTTGGGGCTTTGTTTCATATGCTTATCAGAACTATCTTGACAATCACAGTTCCAAGAATGATAATCCAATAAGGAATAGTCAAAGCAATGGTTCACCAGAGAGGGTGAAAGAGCTCAATGGTTGA
- the LOC133801941 gene encoding probable purine permease 10: MGEAQEVQLSIRAQEANEGDSHGVANESNQPTSPQSRKLTLWIRIGIYSLFVLSGQAVATLLGRLYYEGGGQSKWMATLVQLAGFPILLPYYFITTKRYKTKTNHFATSTTTNSIQSKKPSTLLVTSIYLVLGLIIAADCYLYSVGLMYLPVSTYSIICASQLAFNAFFSFFLNSQKFTPYIINSLVLLTISSVLLVFEPNSEESSKVSKGKYALGFVCTVGASAGYGLVLSLTQFLMNKVLKKESFSVVMDVIVFQSLVASVAILVGLFASSEWSTLREEMNEFELGKVSYVMTLSWTAIGWQVFSIGVVGLILEVSSLFSNVISVLGLPIVPVMAVFFFHEKMDGIKAMAMILAIWGFVSYAYQNYLDNHSSKNDNSIRNGQSNGSPQRVKELNG; this comes from the exons ATGGGAGAAGCTCAAGAAGTTCAACTCAGCATCAGGG CTCAGGAAGCTAATGAAGGCGATTCTCATGGCGTTGCAAATGAATCCAACCAGCCAACTAGTCCTCAAAGTAGAAAACTTACACTTTGGATTCGAATTGGGATATATTCATTATTTGTTCTCTCTGGCCAAGCAGTAGCAACCTTATTAGGGAGATTGTATTATGAAGGAGGTGGACAAAGTAAATGGATGGCAACACTAGTTCAGCTAGCAGGCTTTCCAATTCTTCTTCCTTACTATTTCATCACAACAAAAAGGTACAAAACCAAAACAAATCACTTCGCTACTAGTACTACCACTAATTCTATCCAATCAAAAAAACCATCTACCTTACTTGTCACCTCAATTTACTTGGTTCTTGGCCTAATTATAGCAGCAGATTGTTATCTTTACTCTGTTGGTCTCATGTACCTTCCAGTATCAACCTACTCAATCATATGTGCATCCCAATTGGCCTTCAAtgctttcttctccttctttctcaacTCACAAAAGTTCACTCCTTACATAATCAACTCCCTAGTACTTCTCACCATCTCTTCTGTTCTGCTCGTTTTCGAACCCAATTCTGAAGAATCTTCTAAAGTCTCAAAAGGGAAGTATGCACTTGGGTTTGTTTGCACTGTGGGTGCCTCTGCAGGGTATGGTTTGGTTCTCTCCTTAACACAGTTTTTGATGAACAAAGTTCTTAAAAAGGAGAGTTTTTCAGTGGTCATGGATGTCATAGTGTTTCAATCACTTGTTGCATCTGTTGCAATTCTTGTGGGACTTTTTGCAAGCAGTGAGTGGTCAACTTTGAGAGAAGAAATGAATGAGTTTGAACTTGGGAAAGTTTCATATGTAATGACATTATCATGGACAGCCATAGGATGGCAAGTTTTCTCCATTGGGGTAGTGGGTTTAATACTAGAGGTCTCTTCCCTCTTCTCCAATGTCATCAGTGTTTTGGGTTTGCCTATTGTCCCAGTTATGGCTGTGTTTTTCTTCCATGAAAAGATGGATGGGATCAAGGCTATGGCTATGATTTTGGCTATTTGGGGCTTTGTTTCATATGCTTATCAGAACTATCTTGACAATCACAGTTCCAAGAATGATAATTCAATAAGGAATGGTCAAAGCAATGGCTCACCACAGAGGGTGAAAGAGCTCAATGGTTGA